Proteins encoded together in one Quercus lobata isolate SW786 chromosome 3, ValleyOak3.0 Primary Assembly, whole genome shotgun sequence window:
- the LOC115978660 gene encoding paired amphipathic helix protein Sin3-like 4 isoform X2, producing MKRSRDDVYMASQLKRPVVSSRGEASGQPQMMGGTNTQKLTTSDALSYLKAVKDIFQDKREKYEDFLEVMKDFKAQRIDTTGVIARVKELFKGHRDLILGFNTFLPKGFEITLPLEDEQPPSKKPVEFEEAISFVNKIKTRFQGDDRVYKSFLEILNLYRKENKSISEVYQEVAELFQDHPDLLDEFTHFLPDNSGTASAQYPQSGRNPLLRDRSSAMPIMRQLHVDKKERTMAPHDRDLSVDRPDPDHDRSLMRVDKEQRRRGEKDRREDRDRRERERDDREFDHDGNRDFNMQRFPHKRKVPSREQLHQGGEGDENFGMRPLSSSFDEKSSLKSMYGQEFAFCEKVKEKLRNPDDYQEFLKCLHIYSREIITRTELQSLVQDLLGRYPELMDGFNDFLARCEKNESLWNDGHIPRSVKVEERDKDRDRERDDGVKDRDRENRERDRLENRERDRVDKSAAFGNKDIGSHKVSIFPSKDKYLSKPINELDLSNCERCTPSYRLLPKNYPIPSASHRTDLGGQVLNDNWVSVTSGSEDYSFKHMRKNQYEESLFRCEDDRFELDMLLESVNVTTKRVEELLEKINNNTIKTESPIRIEEHFTALNLRCIERLYGDHGLDVMDVLRKNAPLALPVILTRLKQKQEEWARCRSDFNKVWAEIYSKNYHKSLDHRSFYFKQQDTKSLSTKALLAEIKEISEKKRKEDDVLLAIAAGNRRPIIPNLEFKYRDLDIHEDLYQLIKYSCGEVCTTEQLDKVMKIWTTFLEPMLGVPSRPQGAEDTEDVVKTKNNAVKTGAASVGEGDLSPGGGATAVNSKQSNPSRNGDENIPPEQSSSCRAWQVNGDNGVKEDSSLDAERIARKSDTFCSTPQQGKAQVNAPMADEISGVSKQDNSNERFVNSNSSLVTAVELSNGRTNIENTSGLSATPSRPSNVAVEGGVEVPLSEGGDSTRPIISTNGGTSDGVKANRYHEDSVGHFKVEREEGELSPNGDFEEDNFAVYRDAGLEAVHKPKDGSVSRQYPTRHGEEDMCCGEAGGENEADADDEGEESAPRSSEDTENASENGDVSGSESADGEECSHEEHEEDGDHDEHDNKAESEGEAEGMADAHDVEGDGTSLPYSERFLLTVKPLAKHVPSALHEKEKDSRVFYGNDSFYVLFRLHQTLYERIQSAKVNSSSAERKRWASNDSSPTDLYARFMNALYNLLDGSSDNTKFEDDCRAIIGTQSYVLFTLDKLIYKLVKQLQTVATDEMDNKLLQLYAYEKSRKLGRFVDIVYHENARVLLHDENIYRIECSSTPTSLSIQLMDYGHDKPEVTAVSMDPNFSAYLHNDFLSVVPEKKEKSGIFLRRNIHKYANGDEFSTTCQAMEGLQVLNGLECKIACTSSKVSYVLDTEDFLFRVKKKRKSYNSCNDQAKSLSGCSSRVQRFHRLLSSS from the exons ATGAAGAGGTCTAGAGATGATGTTTACATGGCTTCTCAACTCAAGCGGCCTGTGGTTTCATCTAGAGGAGAAgc GTCTGGGCAACCCCAGATGATGGGTGGGACAAATACACAGAAACTAACAACAAGTGATGCCCTATCGTATCTTAAGGCGGTGAAGGACATATTTCAAgacaaaagggaaaaatatgaaGACTTTCTCGAAGTCATGAAAGATTTCAAGGCTCAAAG AATTGACACAACGGGTGTCATAGCAAGGGTAAAGGAACTATTTAAAGGGCATCGAGACCTAATTTTGGGTTTCAATACCTTCTTGCCAAAGGGATTTGAGATCACCCTCCCACTTGAGGATGAACAACCTCCTTCAAAGAAGCCTGTGGAATTTGAAGAAGCTATCAGTTTTGTGAACAAGATAAAG ACCCGATTTCAAGGTGATGATCGCGTTTATAAgtcatttttagaaattttgaatttgtacAGAAAGGAAAACAAGTCCATAAGTGAGGTCTACCAGGAG GTTGCTGAACTTTTCCAAGATCACCCGGACCTGCTTGATGAGTTCACTCATTTTCTTCCCGATAATTCAGGAACAGCTTCTGCTCAATATCCTCAATCTGGTAGGAATCCTTTGCTCCGGGATAGAAGCTCTGCCATGCCTATAATGCGGCAATTGCATGTTGACAAG AAAGAAAGGACGATGGCTCCACATGACCGTGATCTCAGTGTTGACCGCCCTGATCCAGACCATGATAGATCTTTGATGAGAGTGGACAAAGAGCAACGAAGACGTGGTGAAAAGGATCGGCGAGAAGACAGAGATAGGAGAGAAAGGGAAAGGGATGATAGAGAATTTGATCATGATGGCAATAGGGACTTCAATATGCAACGATTTCCCCATAAACGGAAAGTTCCTAGCAGAGAACAATTGCATCAAGGTGGGGAAGGCGATGAGAACTTTGGAATGCGTCCTCTTTCATCCTCCTTTGATGAAAAAAGCTCTCTGAAAA GTATGTATGGTCAGGAGTTTGCTTTTTGTGAAAAAGTAAAGGAGAAGTTACGGAACCCTGATGATTACCAAGAATTTTTGAAGTGTCTTCATATTTATAGCAGGGAAATAATTACACGAACAGAATTGCAATCCTTG GTGCAAGATTTACTTGGAAGATATCCGGAACTTATGGAtggatttaatgattttttggCACGTTGTGAGAAGAACG AATCCTTGTGGAATGATGGACATATACCCAGATCAGTAAAGGTAGAGGAGAGGGACAAAGATCGAGATCGTGAGAGGGATGATGGGGTTAAAGATAGAGACCGTGAAAACCGAGAAAGGGATAGGCTTGAAAACCGGGAAAGGGATAGAGTTGACAAAAGTGCTGCCTTTGGCAATAAAGACATCGGGAGTCATAAGGTGTCTATATTCCCCAGCAAGGATAAGTACTTGTCAAAGCCTATTAATGAACTTGACCTATCTAATTGTGAGCGGTGCACTCCCAGTTACCGTCTGCTGCCAAAAAAT TATCCAATACCTTCAGCTAGTCATAGAACAGACCTTGGTGGTCAAGTATTGAATGATAATTGGGTGTCTGTCACATCAGGAAGTGAGGATTACTCTTTTAAACACATGCGCAAAAACCAATATGAAGAAAGCTTGTTTCGATGTGAAGATGACAG GTTTGAGCTTGACATGTTGTTAGAGTCCGTGAATGTTACAACTAAGCGTGTAGAAGAACTACTGGAAAAGATTAACAATAACACAATCAAAACGGAGTCTCCAATTCGTATTGAGGAACACTTCACAG CACTGAATCTCAGGTGCATCGAACGTTTATATGGTGACCATGGGCTTGATGTGATGGATGTGTTGAGGAAAAATGCACCTCTTGCTTTGCCAGTTATACTAACACGCTTGaagcaaaaacaagaagagTGGGCAAGATGTCGTTCTGATTTTAATAAAGTTTGGGCTGAAATTTATTCGAAGAACTATCATAAATCGCTTGATCATCGTAGCTTCTATTTCAAGCAACAGGACACAAAGAGCTTAAGCACAAAAG CCTTATTGGCGGAGATTAAAGAAATTAGTGAGAAGAAGCGCAAGGAAGATGATGTGCTTCTTGCTATCGCTGCTGGAAATAGGCGACCAATTATTCCAAATTTGGAATTTAAGTACCGTGATCTAGACATCCATGAAGATCTGTATCAGCTCATTAAGTATTCATGTGGAGAAGTTTGTACAACTGAACAGTTGGATAAAGTTATGAAGATTTGGACAACCTTCCTGGAACCCATGCTTGGTGTTCCTTCTAGACCTCAGGGTGCAGAGGATACTGAGGATGTTGTAAAGACAAAGAATAATGCTGTCAAAACTGGTGCTGCAAGTGTTGGGGAGGGGGATCTCAGTCCTGGTGGTGGTGCTACTGCTGTGAATTCCAAACAGTCAAATCCTTCCAGAAATGGAGATGAAAATATTCCGCCTGAACAGTCAAGTTCTTGCAGGGCCTGGCAAGTAAATGGGGATAATGGGGTTAAAGAAGATAGCTCTCTTGATGCAGAACGCATTGCACGTAAAAGTGATACATTCTGCAGCACCCCTCAACAAGGTAAAGCACAAGTCAATGCACCTATGGCTGATGAAATATCTGGAGTCAGCAAGCAAGATAATTCCAATGAACGATTTGTCAATTCAAATTCATCACTTGTCACTGCTGTGGAGCTGAGTAATGGACGAACGAACATAGAGAACACATCAG GGCTTAGTGCTACTCCATCCAGACCTAGTAATGTTGCTGTTGAGGGTGGGGTCGAGGTACCCTTATCTGAG GGTGGTGATTCAACAAGACCAATTATATCCACAAATGGGGGAACATCAGATGGCGTCAAAGCTAACAGATACCATGAAGATTCTGTTGGACACTTTAAAGTTGAAAGAGAAGAGGGTGAACTGTCTCCCAATGGAGATTTTGAGGAGGATAATTTTGCAGTTTATAGAGATGCTGGTCTAGAGGCTGTGCATAAACCAAAGGATGGTTCTGTAAGCAGGCAATATCCAACCAGACACGGAGAAGAAGATATGTGTTGTGGGGAGGCTGGGGGAGAAAACGAAGCTGATGCTGACGACGAAGGTGAGGAAAGTGCTCCTAGGTCTTCAGAGGACACTGAGAATGCTTCTGAGAATGGGGATGTATCAGGAAGTGAGTCCGCTGATGGTGAGGAGTGTTCTCACGAAGAGCATGAGGAAGATGGAGACCATGATGAGCATGATAACAAGGCTGAGAGTGAAGGTGAAGCCGAAGGCATGGCTGATGCACACGATGTTGAAGGGGATGGGACATCATTACCATATTCAGAACGTTTTCTACTTACTGTGAAGCCTCTTGCAAAGCATGTCCCTTCAGCGTTACATGAGAAAGAAAAGGATTCTCGGGTTTTTTATGGAAATGACTCTTTCTATGTGCTTTTCAGGCTTCACCAA ACATTGTATGAGAGAATTCAATCAGCAAAGGTTAATTCGTCATCTGCTGAAAGGAAAAGGTGGGCTTCAAATGATTCAAGCCCTACTGATCTTTATGCCAg GTTCATGAATGCACTATACAATTTACTTGATGGTTCTTCGGACAATACAAAATTTGAGGATGATTGTCGAGCTATTATTGGAACTCAGTCATATGTTTTATTCACATTAGACAAGCTGATATATAAACTTGTTAAACAA CTTCAAACAGTTGCCACTGATGAGATGGACAACAAGCTTCTCCAACTGTATGCATatgaaaaatcaagaaaactTGGACGATTTGTCGACATTGTTTATCATGAAAATGCCCGTGTTCTTCTTCATGATGAGAACATATACCGCATTGAATGT TCATCTACGCCAACCAGTTTGTCTATTCAGCTTATGGACTATGGGCATGATAAGCCTGAAGTGACAGCTGTTTCCATGGACCCTAATTTTTCAGCATATCTACACAATGACTTCCTGTCAGTTGTCccagagaagaaagagaagtcTGGGATCTTCTTGAGGAG GAATATTCACAAATATGCCAATGGCGATGAATTTTCTACCACATGCCAGGCAATGGAAGGGCTTCAAGTTCTCAATGGATTAGAGTGTAAGATAGCTTGCACTTCGTCCAAG GTCTCATACGTTTTGGATACGGAAGACTTTTTGTTCCgggtgaaaaagaaaaggaaatcttacaacTCTTGTAATGACCAGGCAAAGTCTTTGAGTGGTTGTTCAAGTAGAGTACAACGATTTCACAGACTGCTTTCTAGCTCATAA
- the LOC115978660 gene encoding paired amphipathic helix protein Sin3-like 4 isoform X1, giving the protein MKRSRDDVYMASQLKRPVVSSRGEASGQPQMMGGTNTQKLTTSDALSYLKAVKDIFQDKREKYEDFLEVMKDFKAQRIDTTGVIARVKELFKGHRDLILGFNTFLPKGFEITLPLEDEQPPSKKPVEFEEAISFVNKIKTRFQGDDRVYKSFLEILNLYRKENKSISEVYQEVAELFQDHPDLLDEFTHFLPDNSGTASAQYPQSGRNPLLRDRSSAMPIMRQLHVDKKERTMAPHDRDLSVDRPDPDHDRSLMRVDKEQRRRGEKDRREDRDRRERERDDREFDHDGNRDFNMQRFPHKRKVPSREQLHQGGEGDENFGMRPLSSSFDEKSSLKSMYGQEFAFCEKVKEKLRNPDDYQEFLKCLHIYSREIITRTELQSLVQDLLGRYPELMDGFNDFLARCEKNDGLLAGVMSKKSLWNDGHIPRSVKVEERDKDRDRERDDGVKDRDRENRERDRLENRERDRVDKSAAFGNKDIGSHKVSIFPSKDKYLSKPINELDLSNCERCTPSYRLLPKNYPIPSASHRTDLGGQVLNDNWVSVTSGSEDYSFKHMRKNQYEESLFRCEDDRFELDMLLESVNVTTKRVEELLEKINNNTIKTESPIRIEEHFTALNLRCIERLYGDHGLDVMDVLRKNAPLALPVILTRLKQKQEEWARCRSDFNKVWAEIYSKNYHKSLDHRSFYFKQQDTKSLSTKALLAEIKEISEKKRKEDDVLLAIAAGNRRPIIPNLEFKYRDLDIHEDLYQLIKYSCGEVCTTEQLDKVMKIWTTFLEPMLGVPSRPQGAEDTEDVVKTKNNAVKTGAASVGEGDLSPGGGATAVNSKQSNPSRNGDENIPPEQSSSCRAWQVNGDNGVKEDSSLDAERIARKSDTFCSTPQQGKAQVNAPMADEISGVSKQDNSNERFVNSNSSLVTAVELSNGRTNIENTSGLSATPSRPSNVAVEGGVEVPLSEGGDSTRPIISTNGGTSDGVKANRYHEDSVGHFKVEREEGELSPNGDFEEDNFAVYRDAGLEAVHKPKDGSVSRQYPTRHGEEDMCCGEAGGENEADADDEGEESAPRSSEDTENASENGDVSGSESADGEECSHEEHEEDGDHDEHDNKAESEGEAEGMADAHDVEGDGTSLPYSERFLLTVKPLAKHVPSALHEKEKDSRVFYGNDSFYVLFRLHQTLYERIQSAKVNSSSAERKRWASNDSSPTDLYARFMNALYNLLDGSSDNTKFEDDCRAIIGTQSYVLFTLDKLIYKLVKQLQTVATDEMDNKLLQLYAYEKSRKLGRFVDIVYHENARVLLHDENIYRIECSSTPTSLSIQLMDYGHDKPEVTAVSMDPNFSAYLHNDFLSVVPEKKEKSGIFLRRNIHKYANGDEFSTTCQAMEGLQVLNGLECKIACTSSKVSYVLDTEDFLFRVKKKRKSYNSCNDQAKSLSGCSSRVQRFHRLLSSS; this is encoded by the exons ATGAAGAGGTCTAGAGATGATGTTTACATGGCTTCTCAACTCAAGCGGCCTGTGGTTTCATCTAGAGGAGAAgc GTCTGGGCAACCCCAGATGATGGGTGGGACAAATACACAGAAACTAACAACAAGTGATGCCCTATCGTATCTTAAGGCGGTGAAGGACATATTTCAAgacaaaagggaaaaatatgaaGACTTTCTCGAAGTCATGAAAGATTTCAAGGCTCAAAG AATTGACACAACGGGTGTCATAGCAAGGGTAAAGGAACTATTTAAAGGGCATCGAGACCTAATTTTGGGTTTCAATACCTTCTTGCCAAAGGGATTTGAGATCACCCTCCCACTTGAGGATGAACAACCTCCTTCAAAGAAGCCTGTGGAATTTGAAGAAGCTATCAGTTTTGTGAACAAGATAAAG ACCCGATTTCAAGGTGATGATCGCGTTTATAAgtcatttttagaaattttgaatttgtacAGAAAGGAAAACAAGTCCATAAGTGAGGTCTACCAGGAG GTTGCTGAACTTTTCCAAGATCACCCGGACCTGCTTGATGAGTTCACTCATTTTCTTCCCGATAATTCAGGAACAGCTTCTGCTCAATATCCTCAATCTGGTAGGAATCCTTTGCTCCGGGATAGAAGCTCTGCCATGCCTATAATGCGGCAATTGCATGTTGACAAG AAAGAAAGGACGATGGCTCCACATGACCGTGATCTCAGTGTTGACCGCCCTGATCCAGACCATGATAGATCTTTGATGAGAGTGGACAAAGAGCAACGAAGACGTGGTGAAAAGGATCGGCGAGAAGACAGAGATAGGAGAGAAAGGGAAAGGGATGATAGAGAATTTGATCATGATGGCAATAGGGACTTCAATATGCAACGATTTCCCCATAAACGGAAAGTTCCTAGCAGAGAACAATTGCATCAAGGTGGGGAAGGCGATGAGAACTTTGGAATGCGTCCTCTTTCATCCTCCTTTGATGAAAAAAGCTCTCTGAAAA GTATGTATGGTCAGGAGTTTGCTTTTTGTGAAAAAGTAAAGGAGAAGTTACGGAACCCTGATGATTACCAAGAATTTTTGAAGTGTCTTCATATTTATAGCAGGGAAATAATTACACGAACAGAATTGCAATCCTTG GTGCAAGATTTACTTGGAAGATATCCGGAACTTATGGAtggatttaatgattttttggCACGTTGTGAGAAGAACG ATGGACTCCTTGCTGGTGTCATGAGTAAAA AATCCTTGTGGAATGATGGACATATACCCAGATCAGTAAAGGTAGAGGAGAGGGACAAAGATCGAGATCGTGAGAGGGATGATGGGGTTAAAGATAGAGACCGTGAAAACCGAGAAAGGGATAGGCTTGAAAACCGGGAAAGGGATAGAGTTGACAAAAGTGCTGCCTTTGGCAATAAAGACATCGGGAGTCATAAGGTGTCTATATTCCCCAGCAAGGATAAGTACTTGTCAAAGCCTATTAATGAACTTGACCTATCTAATTGTGAGCGGTGCACTCCCAGTTACCGTCTGCTGCCAAAAAAT TATCCAATACCTTCAGCTAGTCATAGAACAGACCTTGGTGGTCAAGTATTGAATGATAATTGGGTGTCTGTCACATCAGGAAGTGAGGATTACTCTTTTAAACACATGCGCAAAAACCAATATGAAGAAAGCTTGTTTCGATGTGAAGATGACAG GTTTGAGCTTGACATGTTGTTAGAGTCCGTGAATGTTACAACTAAGCGTGTAGAAGAACTACTGGAAAAGATTAACAATAACACAATCAAAACGGAGTCTCCAATTCGTATTGAGGAACACTTCACAG CACTGAATCTCAGGTGCATCGAACGTTTATATGGTGACCATGGGCTTGATGTGATGGATGTGTTGAGGAAAAATGCACCTCTTGCTTTGCCAGTTATACTAACACGCTTGaagcaaaaacaagaagagTGGGCAAGATGTCGTTCTGATTTTAATAAAGTTTGGGCTGAAATTTATTCGAAGAACTATCATAAATCGCTTGATCATCGTAGCTTCTATTTCAAGCAACAGGACACAAAGAGCTTAAGCACAAAAG CCTTATTGGCGGAGATTAAAGAAATTAGTGAGAAGAAGCGCAAGGAAGATGATGTGCTTCTTGCTATCGCTGCTGGAAATAGGCGACCAATTATTCCAAATTTGGAATTTAAGTACCGTGATCTAGACATCCATGAAGATCTGTATCAGCTCATTAAGTATTCATGTGGAGAAGTTTGTACAACTGAACAGTTGGATAAAGTTATGAAGATTTGGACAACCTTCCTGGAACCCATGCTTGGTGTTCCTTCTAGACCTCAGGGTGCAGAGGATACTGAGGATGTTGTAAAGACAAAGAATAATGCTGTCAAAACTGGTGCTGCAAGTGTTGGGGAGGGGGATCTCAGTCCTGGTGGTGGTGCTACTGCTGTGAATTCCAAACAGTCAAATCCTTCCAGAAATGGAGATGAAAATATTCCGCCTGAACAGTCAAGTTCTTGCAGGGCCTGGCAAGTAAATGGGGATAATGGGGTTAAAGAAGATAGCTCTCTTGATGCAGAACGCATTGCACGTAAAAGTGATACATTCTGCAGCACCCCTCAACAAGGTAAAGCACAAGTCAATGCACCTATGGCTGATGAAATATCTGGAGTCAGCAAGCAAGATAATTCCAATGAACGATTTGTCAATTCAAATTCATCACTTGTCACTGCTGTGGAGCTGAGTAATGGACGAACGAACATAGAGAACACATCAG GGCTTAGTGCTACTCCATCCAGACCTAGTAATGTTGCTGTTGAGGGTGGGGTCGAGGTACCCTTATCTGAG GGTGGTGATTCAACAAGACCAATTATATCCACAAATGGGGGAACATCAGATGGCGTCAAAGCTAACAGATACCATGAAGATTCTGTTGGACACTTTAAAGTTGAAAGAGAAGAGGGTGAACTGTCTCCCAATGGAGATTTTGAGGAGGATAATTTTGCAGTTTATAGAGATGCTGGTCTAGAGGCTGTGCATAAACCAAAGGATGGTTCTGTAAGCAGGCAATATCCAACCAGACACGGAGAAGAAGATATGTGTTGTGGGGAGGCTGGGGGAGAAAACGAAGCTGATGCTGACGACGAAGGTGAGGAAAGTGCTCCTAGGTCTTCAGAGGACACTGAGAATGCTTCTGAGAATGGGGATGTATCAGGAAGTGAGTCCGCTGATGGTGAGGAGTGTTCTCACGAAGAGCATGAGGAAGATGGAGACCATGATGAGCATGATAACAAGGCTGAGAGTGAAGGTGAAGCCGAAGGCATGGCTGATGCACACGATGTTGAAGGGGATGGGACATCATTACCATATTCAGAACGTTTTCTACTTACTGTGAAGCCTCTTGCAAAGCATGTCCCTTCAGCGTTACATGAGAAAGAAAAGGATTCTCGGGTTTTTTATGGAAATGACTCTTTCTATGTGCTTTTCAGGCTTCACCAA ACATTGTATGAGAGAATTCAATCAGCAAAGGTTAATTCGTCATCTGCTGAAAGGAAAAGGTGGGCTTCAAATGATTCAAGCCCTACTGATCTTTATGCCAg GTTCATGAATGCACTATACAATTTACTTGATGGTTCTTCGGACAATACAAAATTTGAGGATGATTGTCGAGCTATTATTGGAACTCAGTCATATGTTTTATTCACATTAGACAAGCTGATATATAAACTTGTTAAACAA CTTCAAACAGTTGCCACTGATGAGATGGACAACAAGCTTCTCCAACTGTATGCATatgaaaaatcaagaaaactTGGACGATTTGTCGACATTGTTTATCATGAAAATGCCCGTGTTCTTCTTCATGATGAGAACATATACCGCATTGAATGT TCATCTACGCCAACCAGTTTGTCTATTCAGCTTATGGACTATGGGCATGATAAGCCTGAAGTGACAGCTGTTTCCATGGACCCTAATTTTTCAGCATATCTACACAATGACTTCCTGTCAGTTGTCccagagaagaaagagaagtcTGGGATCTTCTTGAGGAG GAATATTCACAAATATGCCAATGGCGATGAATTTTCTACCACATGCCAGGCAATGGAAGGGCTTCAAGTTCTCAATGGATTAGAGTGTAAGATAGCTTGCACTTCGTCCAAG GTCTCATACGTTTTGGATACGGAAGACTTTTTGTTCCgggtgaaaaagaaaaggaaatcttacaacTCTTGTAATGACCAGGCAAAGTCTTTGAGTGGTTGTTCAAGTAGAGTACAACGATTTCACAGACTGCTTTCTAGCTCATAA